One Helianthus annuus cultivar XRQ/B chromosome 12, HanXRQr2.0-SUNRISE, whole genome shotgun sequence genomic region harbors:
- the LOC110893539 gene encoding uncharacterized protein LOC110893539, translating into MPKEWDKLMEAAKIVAQTEESLAGNKNSYTEDRYSKGSSRDNNKRNKNKSQDGKSGKARGYDDRPRYREDARETIDRIGYRKAVRDDNREKHWTPLIKTPKEVLMTENHDFKAPRPMTNKKGQDPNLYCDFHKDSGHLIDDCISLRQEIEKALKSAKLGHLVKNVREETRQIQRHDDRNHKKVRRLETHMVNGPRYSTREKGKRLYEPSWQEQRVIFPVVRGGPHATRPVVITGIVGHYETEYIFIDPGSTADIIYEQCFNQFDDEDKTRLEPVDYPLSGFCNEMVFPLGQISFPVTFSDGKHSRTTNVNFMVMPVKSRHDVLIGRETQGELNMVTSTPHSAIGFLTETGVAIIYAKKEVMSAEEMRPTKAVKVSTTKPEKWVLNRKDPEQTVTIGHAISPNIRTHLKQLMFRNMDIFAWTPTDMTGVPCDVTEHCLNTYPSVEPKVQRRRSLGANKTNAMNEQVCELLKAGILREVRYQSWVANPVMVEKSNGGWRMGVDYTDLNKVQMKLEEEDKTAFRTDLGIFCYTKMLFGLKNAGAAYQRLMDTIFAEDIGRHIEVYIDDLVIKSTEEDQMLKDIEKTFNSLRSVNMKLNPTKCSFGMEEGKFLGFIVTNGGFKVNPEKVQAIERMLSPRTIREMQRLVGRLAALNRFLSNHAAKSYHFISTLRNCVKKQEFKWTPKAETAFQQMKECLIKLPTLTAPFEKEPLILYLSSSDKAVGSVLLMERNGVQTPIYYVSRVLTDPETRYSTLEKLYSPTFTSGPQTSWGGHNILYRPRPAIKGQVLADFITEVPVEKIKDCEIVETPVKDTSNELWLLYTDGASNEDGAGAGLCLVSPEKHEFTYTVKLDFKNTNNEAEYEAFLAGLRLAIKMGAQNLQAHVDSLLIASQINGIYDAKGEVMALYLDQAKELLQRFKSYKVVHINHSENKPADALSKLASTSFHHLAKDVRIEVLKNPSVLLRQVNMIEIGDSSWMTPIIKYLQEGILPESRAEARKIQNKALHYEMNGNILYRKSFLGPLLRCVDP; encoded by the exons ATGCCCAAAGAATGGGATAAGCTCATGGAAGCTGCGAAAATAGTTGCGCAAACTGAAGAGTCGTTGGCCGGTAATAAGAACTCTTACACTGAAGATCGCTACTCCAAAGGAAGCTCGCGAGACAACAACAAGCGCAACAAAAACAAAAGTCAAGACGGGAAATCCGGAAAAGCAAGAGGTTACGACGATAGACCGCGCTACAGAGAAGACGCGCGAGAGACAATTGACAGAATTGGGTATCGAAAAGCAGTCAGGGATGATAACAGAGAAAAACATTGGACTCCGCTCATAAAAACACCAAAAGAGGTGCTAATGACGGAGAACCATGACTTCAAGGCTCCAAGGCCTATGACgaacaagaaagggcaagacccgAACCTGTACTGCGACTTCCACAAGGATTCAGGCCATCTCATAGATGACTGTATCAGCTTACGTCAAGAAATCGAGAAAGCGCTAAAAAGCGCAAAGTTAGGCCACCTGGTGAAAAACGTGCGCGAAGAAACGCGCCAGATCCAGCGCCATGACGATAGGAATCACAAGAAAGTCCGGCGCCTAGAGACACATATGGTCAACGGACCGAGATATAGCACGAGAGAAAAAGGCAAGCGCCTGTATGAGCCATCTTGGCAAGAACAGCGAGTCATTTTCCCGGTAGTACGCGGGGGCCCTCACGCAACACGCCCCGTTGTTATTACTGGCATTGTTGGTCATTATGAAACAGAGTACATCTTTATTGATCCAGGAAGTACAGCAGACATCATCTATGAGCAATGCTTTAACCAGTTCGACGATGAAGATAAAAcgagactcgagccagtcgaCTACCCTCTGTCAGGCTTCTGTAACGAAATGGTCTTCCCACTAGGCCAAATCAGCTTTCCCGTCACATTCTCTGACGGAaagcattcaagaacaacaaatgtgaattTCATGGTAATGCCTGTCAAATCAAGGCATGATGTGTTAATTGGGAGAGAAACCCAAGGCGAATTAAACATGGTAACTTCCACACCCCACTCAGCCATCGGGTTTCTAACTGAAACGGGGGTGGCAATTATCTATGCAAAGAAGGAAGTAATGTCTGCAGAAGAGATGCGCCCAACCAAAGCGGTGAAGGTTTCAACAACTAAACCAGAAAAGTGGGTTTTAAACCGAAAGGACCCAGAGCAAACGGTGACGATAGGCCACGCAATCTCACCAAACATCAGAACGCACCTTAAACAACTCATGTTCAGGAACATGGACATTTTCGCCTGGACTCCgacagacatgaccggtgtcccgtgCGATGTCACTGAACATTGTCTGAACACTTATCCCTCCGTCGAACCAAAAGTGCAAAGAAGACGTAGCTTAGGGGCGAATAAGACTAACGCGATGAATGAGCAAGTGTGTGAACTGCTAAAAGCAGGAATCTTGAGAGAGGTGCGCTATCAGAGTTGGGTGGCAAACCCCGTAATGGTGGAGAAGTCAAATGGAGGATGGAGAATGGGCGTCGACTATaccgatctcaacaag GTTCAAATGAAGCTCGAGGAAGAAgacaagacagctttcagaaccgATCTCGGCATCTTCTGTTACACAAAGATGCTGTTCGGCCTCAAGAATGCCGGTGCAGCATATCAGCGCCTGATGGATACAATCTTCGCTGAAGATATCGGAAGGCACATCGAGGTTTACATCGATGATCTGGTAATCAAGAGTAccgaggaggaccaaatgttaAAAGACATTGAGAAAACGTTCAACTCGTTGAGAAGTGTAAACATGAAGTTGAATCCTACCAAATGTTCTTTTGGTATGGAAGAAGGGAAATTCttgggcttcatagtcacaaaTGGCGGCTTTAAGGTCAATCCAGAAAAAGTTCAAGCCATAGAGCGGATGCTATCGCCTCGAACAATCAGAGAAATGCAACGATTGGTCGGCCGTTTAGCCGCGCTCAACCGTTTCCTATCAAACCACGCTGCAAAGTCATATCATTTTATCAGCACCTTGCGCAACTGCGTAAAGAAACAAGAGTTCAAATGGACGCCCAAAGCAGAAACCGCATTCCAGCAGATGAAAGAATGTTTGATAAAGCTCCCTACTCTGACCGCGCCATTCGAAAAAGAACCACTCATATTGTACTTATCTTCTTCGGATAAGGCGGTAGGGTCGGTATTACTTATGGAGAGAAACGGAGTACAGACTCCTATTTATTATGTCAGTAGGGTGCTTACCGATCCAGAAACGAGATATTCAACACTTGAAAAATTG TACTCACCAACTTTCACATCGGGGCCTCAAACGAGCTGGGGGGGCCACAACATCTTGTacaggccgcgcccagccatcaAGGGTCAAGTCCTTGCGGACTTTATCACAGAAGTCCCAGTGGAAAAAATCAAGGATTGCGAGATTGTTGAGACGCCCGTGAAGGACACGTCTAATGAGTTATGGTTGCTGTACACGGATGGGGCCTCAAACGAGGATGGCGCAGGAGCTGGGTTGTGCCTTGTGAGTCCCGAGAAGCATGAATTTACTTACACCGTCAAGTTGGATTTCAAGAACACCAACAATGAGGCAGAGTACGAGGCATTCTTGGCAGGTTTGCGCCTCGCCATAAAAATGGGAGCTCAAAATCTACAAGCACATGTCGATTCGCTTTTGATCGCCAGTCAAATCAATGGAATTTATGATGCAAAGGGCGAAGTTATGGCCCTGTATTTGGATCAGGCGAAAGAATTACTCCAACGATTCAAGTCATACAAAGTAGTTCACATCAATCACTCCGAAAACAAACCagcagatgccttgagcaagcTTGCTTCAACCTCTTTCCACCATCTCGCTAAAGATGTAAGGATTGAAGTACTCAAAAACCCATCAGTTCTGCTACGTCAAGTGAATATGATCGAGATAGGGGACTCATCTTGGATGACCCCTATAATCAAGTATTTGCAAGAAGGAATACTCCCTGAAAGCAGAGCAGAGGCAAGGAAGATTCAGAACAAGGCCTTGCATTATGAGATGAATGGCAATATCCTGTATCGAAAATCCTTCTTAGGGCCACTATTGCGCTGTGTGGACCCTTAA